The genomic DNA AACAAAAACTAATGGGCTAACAACATATCAAACatcactttattattttttttttgtcgaccaCTTACATTATATTACTATtgtgagactttttttttgacatctatTACTATTGTGAGACTCAGATCGATCGGTCCCGTGAGAGACTACACactcttgtttattttatatatcacttTCAGTACTACATTACATACCTATGTGTCTCGCCTGGTAGATCGTAATCGAGAtctataaaagaaacaaaaatgtatgaaaaGGTATAATAATACGTTTAAAATACAACGTACTACGCTACTTACTTGAACGTACGCCTGGCGAAGCTTCTTTCTTGGTTTCCTCTGCTAACGACTTAATTAACGTAGGTTCACGCATAGGGATTAACGAAACCGTGTAGAAACAAACGTTTTTTCTTGAATGATTAGAGTACTACTTAAtcgaaaaataaaagttttcgTTGCTGTGGACTCTGGACTGTGGAGCCATGTCGCCGTCAGCAGATATTTCTGCCTTTAATTATGACctcatatataattaagtacaTGACCTACCACTAAAAGTATCAAcgattatatatgtatatatatatatatatatatatatttatcattgcCTTACCGGTGTACATTAATTTCTCTTcgtatataaagttataaactatGATTTTCTTCTCAACTTTTGaaagtatatttaggagttTGGACCAGAAAATGTAATCATGATATTGGACTTGCCTGGATATATCTCTTGGCAAATTTTTGGTAAAGGATAAGAAATAACTAGTTGTATTTTTCTGGTGTGGTCGTAGAAACAATTAAATGTTACACCTTTTTTGAAATCGCCAAAGTTTCTTTCAAAATCCATCGCCATcaaaataaacctttttttttcaaaccgtCTAAATCAAATGTTGTTGATGAAACCAATTAAGTGGTTGTAATAGACGAAAATGATTGAGTATCCCTAAACACAAACTACTTGACGGATGCAattttctggtttggttttattAGCCTAAGAGATTCAGCTATCCTGAGAAGTGAGAACTAGTACGTTGTTGAGATTCATCTTTCTCTTGGGCTCaaaactttgttatttttttattttgtataaacttTTGATAAATAACTGTATCTTAGCGTGTAtacttttcataatttttgaTCTCCTATTTTGTATCCATAGGAGAGTAAATGGGCCCGGCccaataactaaaaaaaattgagaaatagAGTTGGGCTCTTAAGCTGAAGGGTATTTATAACCAGTTGTCTCTAAACAACGAGAAAACTAATTAGATCTCTCTAATCATCATTGGAAGATGCAGCCAAATTTATCCATTAGATAAAAGAAATACAGTATAAAACAGTTTACTAAAGTTTTAGAGCATAAAGTTATACAACACAAATTCACtctaaacaaaaagaagaaactaatgGGTCTCTAAACGAAAACTATGTTATGAAAACTCAGTCTAATCATTTGAAGATGCAGCCGATTCTAACATGGTATGATCTCTTATCTTTTATAGTTTCCCTTCAATCGTGGATTTTGATGATTTCAATAATTTGAAGGAAACGAATATTTTTAGAACCAAAGGCGCAAAGTCGTGCAAAGTCTGTTGTGTCCACGTGTCAATTACAAATTGAATGGTTCTTTACATTCAACTGATTACGTGTCGTTACACAATTGGTCGTTACGCGAACGAGTTGCGTGGCCTCACAGAAGAGAGACAAAACTCTCAAATTcataaaaagaaagtgaatggTCGACGACGAGTCTGCGATTTACGGACATTGGCAACTTCTCTCCCCTAAAACGTTGTCGACGACGCGATCAGGAAACTGAAGCCGGAACAGGTGAATTCTCTAATTCGAAACCCGTTTCTTTGAATCTAAGAGACTATTATGATACATTCGAACATCTCGCAATGTTTGATTGTTTAGAACAAATGCATAGGGTTTGTAACATGATCGCATATACTATATGTCTGATGTAGATGTTGATTTCGCTACCGTAACACCAGTTGTAAATTACGATTATGACACGTTTTTATTGATTTGCATGCCCaatcttgctttttttttttttttggttatgatgaTGAATCTTGATAATGATGATTACATCGTCAAACTTTTTTTCGGTTTATGTGATTTGGATTAAACATTAATCACAGCTTAGAAGAAGTTTCTTTGACATTGTTCTTGGATTTCATCTTTGATCTGTATGGTTTTTTACAAACATTTGCTGTGGAGATTTCTACTTTATGATTTcttaagtttgtttgtttttttattgaattagtTTAAGAAACAAGAAGTGAAGCAAAAATGGTAGGTGGTGGAGCTCCACAGAGAGGAAGTGCAGCTGCAACTGCAAgcatgaggaggaggaagcctGCTGGTGGTGGTGGAAACAGCAGCGCCGGTGGTGGAGCTGGTGGAGGAGCAGCCGGAACAATGCTTCAGTTCTACACAGACGACGCCCCTGGTCTCAAGATTTCTCCGAACGTTGTTCTTATTATGAGCATTGGTTTCATTGCCTTTGTTGCTGTTCTTCATGTCATGGGTAAGCTCTATTTTgtcaagagcaaatgaagaCAAGGACATAGAAAACATACAGCAAATCTCATCaataccttcttctttttttactgtTTAGAGAATTTTGTCAGTATAGTCGTTTCATTcatgttttgagttttcttgACTAGTCTGCATCCAGCTCAACATTTTGCAGTTTCTTGATATTTGCAAGTTTTGTCTTTCTAATACAACTTGTATCCCTCTTGTTTCTTGGCTTTGGTTTAGTAGATAGTTTTGTGGTTTAAGTGGAAAATTAACCAGATTGGTTTGGTATAGCATTGTTTCtggtttagatattttaaaattgaagaatttgctttagttttgatttggtaTCCGTGTTTACTATTTGAAAAAGCTGGAACATTTATACACCAAACTGAGGTTTTAGTTTTCATATCATATGCTTGTTTGGTTACTTTCTTTAACGAAGTGTATTGCCCTCGTGAAGTCTCCAAAATCATAATTCTAAATCTAAACCATGATGATTACATTACATGTAACATGTATGATGCATGTATAATGTATGAAAGATCAACGAGCATGTCATATCATGAGTGTGAATGTGAGAGATTAAACGTCATAAGTCACAAAAAAAGCAGAGTCCATGGTGGTTGAGAGGCTTTTAtatctgaaaaagaagaaaattaaatgccgccaataaaatcatttaatgATATAACTTTAAGGAGAGCcgtgaaaaaccaaaaaaaaaaaacaaaaacaaaaatcaaatgaatACTAACAAATTAATGACGTGATTAGCAGAGAGAGTTCCATCCTTTTAAACTAATACTgataacttaataaaaagtctCGNNNNNNNNNNNNNNNNNNNNNNNNNNNNNNNNNNNNNNNNNNNNNNNNNNNNNNNNNNNNNNNNNNNNNNNNNNNNNNNNNNNNNNNNNNNNNNNNNNNNNNNNNNNNNNNNNNNNNNNNNNNNNNNNNNNNNNNNNNNNNNNNNNNNNNNNNNNNNNNNNNNNNNNNNNNNNNNNNNNNNNNNNNNNNNNNNNNNNNNNNNNNNNNNNNNNNNNNNNNNNNNNNNNNNNNNNNNNNNNNNNNNNNNNNNNNNNNNNNNNNNNNNNNNNNNNNNNNNNNNNNNNNNNNNNNNNNNNNNNNNNNNNNNNNNNNNNNNNNNNNNNNNNNNNNNNNNNNNNNNNNNNNNNNNNNNNNNNNNNNNNNNNNNNNNNNNNNNNNNNNNNNNNNNNNNNNNNNNNNNNNNNNNNNNNNNNNNNNNNNNNNNNNNNNNNNNNNNNNNNNNNNNNCCCCCCCCTCCCCCTCGCGTCGATCACGTGATCATCGCCGTTAGGATTACGGCACGTCATCCCCTACCACCAATCACAAAAACCCTCCAAAAGAGAAAACCCCAAAACCGCATACGACGAAAACGCGAATTTTCACCGCGGCTGAAACGCCGGAATCGAAACGCACGATTCTTGCTGCTCCTTCTGTCGCCGGAGCTCCATAACTTTCCGATGAGAGTTCGAGTGCTGAGTCAACACGAACGTCGGACTCGAAGCCGGTCTGTATTCCGGTACAAGCCTCCCTGATTTGTAACGAACACCGCAAGCGTTACAAAGCGTTTTAGGTCCCAGCGGTCCAGTTCTCCACTGCGGCGTTTTCTCCGACGCGCAGTGCGTACACCGCctcgctcctcctcctcctcctcctcctacatCCGCCGTGACTGATTCACCGTTGTATTCCTTCTTGTGTTTAGGTTTTGGAACAGAGCCGTGACAAAGCTCTGATTCAGGCATCGGAGCCCAAGTTCCAGCGACGGAAGGTGCCGGAGCTCTTGATCGGCGGCTTCTAGGTTTTCCGGTGAATGAAACCTCAGGTCTAACGGACATGGTTAAAGGATTCGTCGGGAAATCGGAGAAGGAATCGTCAACGAATCGTGATAACCATTCGAGATGAGCTGCGTCGTCACTCTgcaaattcaaaaaacaaaaaaaaaatcagaactcTGAAAAAATCGAAAATCAGAATTAGGGGAAAATTGAAATTGGGAGACGAACGGGGACGCAGAGATCGTGAGTGAAGTCGGtgaggagaggaggagaagtgTAGGCGGAAGAAGGGAAGTTGAAAGGGTTTTCAGAAGCGGCGGAGGAAGTTACGGTTGAGNTTCTTGTGTTTAGGTTTTGGAACGGAGCCGTGACAAAGCTCTGATTCAGGCATCGGAGCCCAAGTTCCAGCTACGGAAGGTGCCGGAGCTCTTGATCGGCGACTTCTGGGTTTTCCGGTGAATGAAACCTCGGGTCTAGCGGACATGGTTAAAGGATTCGTCGGGAAATCGGAGAAGGAATCGTCAACGAATCGTGATAACCATTCGAGATGAGCTGCGTCGTCACTctgcaaattcaaaaaaattgaaaaaaaaaaaatcagaactcTGAAAAATTCGAAAATTAGAATTAggagaaattgaaattgaaattgggTTGGTTTGGGAGACGAACGGGGACGCAGAGATCGTGAGTAAAGTCGGTGAGGAGAGGAGGAGACGTGTGGGCGGAAGAAGGGAAGTTGAAAGGGTTTTCAGAAGCGACGGAGGAAGCGGCGGAGGAAGTGACggttgaggaggaggaagagaagatttCGTCGTTGGAGAAATCGAGAAGGTCGTCTATGCGAAGCAAGTCCGGTGATGACATACCGTAGACGTCCATTGTTTAACTCTCAGACTCTCGGACTCGCTCACTGGGTAATGTGGTCACTACTGGTTCAGGGGTTTAAtatagagagagacagagagagagagagagagagagagagtagtctTAGTCTAGTGTAAGTGAGGAAAGAGACGAAGAGCAACAAGGAGAACGTGCATAGAGTTAGCATGCACCCAGCCTGACCTGACCACTCcctcttttctttatattttcttctctatttatttattttatcgaCTTTAATATACTACTATTTTGTCTACATTTTTCTTTGAACATATGCATGTGCTGGCTATTTTACTTAACTTGATtccattaatttatttaaccaTGAATTACATTTTCTGTCATAAAATGCATATATTATAGACTATGATGagttttatttaaacaaaatagtGAAGCGGAAAAATTAGATTAATGCAAGGTTATactagatttgttttgtgtaaaACTCttcactaaaataataataaaaaaaactcttcacTGTTTTGTTAATAGAATTCTACCATATCTGAAAAAAATtgcttatttttctttgatgtcACGTCGTTTAAATCGTAAGgatgaattatatttatgttatttttttgtaaaacttaatTTCCCTCGAATGTGTAACCAAGCATATAAGCTGTAGCTAGGGTGTATATTTTAGTCTGAAGTCTGAACGTTAGGTTTGGCTGTATAATGCAAACCTCCAAATTGTTAAAATTCAACGAGgcaaccaaaaataattaaggaaagCAGAGAACAAAATCGGCCCTTCAATTATTCACCAATAAAATGACACGACTAGTCTATCTTTGCGCGATTgtgtttacataaatatttcgcATTTTGCAATATTCCAgcttacaaagaaaataagagaagagagatgagagtCTCTGTAGAGTAGCGTGGCAACATATGTGTATAATATCATTCTTCAGTAACCGTAGCATGTCTATCATCAGTACTGGTTTACATGAGGATTCTAAAGAAACTGAAGTGATAAAACTATCTTATTCACCAGAAGAAGTAacacaatttagtttttgatgatttatatCTTGTAATACTAGTTCTGTTAtctatttttaatcttttatgttttaattgcTTTTGATAATGTGTTACTTTAAGTTATTTTATAAATCGAAGAGAtacttattattaaaaaaattgtaatgggGGAATGGGGAAATGGATGGAGACAATCAAGGAGATGGATGAGTTAGACCGACGATCCGAAGTGCATTGCACTTTGGTTCTATAAATTCCTATGGCCCTCCTTTTAGGTTTCTATACATAANNNNNNNNNNNNNNNNNNNNNNNNNNNNNNNNNNNNNNNNNNNNNNNNNNNNNNNNNNNNNNNNNNNNNNNNNNNNNNNNNNNNNNNNNNNNNNNNNNNNNNNNNNNNNNNNNNNNNNNNNNNNNNNNNNNNNNNNNNNNNNNNNNNNNNNNNNNNNNNNNNNNNNNNNNNNNNNNNNNNNNNNNNNNNNNNNNNNNNNNNNNNNNNNNNNNNNNNNNNNNNNNNNNNNNNNNNNNNNNNNNNNNNNNNNNNNNNNNNNNNNNNNNNNNNNNNNNNNNNNNNNNNNNNNNNNNNNNNNNNNNNNNNNNNNNNNNNNNNNNNNNNNNNNNNNNNNNNNNNNNNNNNNNNNNNNNNNNNNNNNNNNNNNNNNNNNNNNNNNNNNNNNNNNNNNNNNNNNNNNNNNNNNNNNNNNNNNNNNNNNNNNNNNNNNNNNNNNNNNNNNNNNNNNNNNNNNNNN from Camelina sativa cultivar DH55 chromosome 7, Cs, whole genome shotgun sequence includes the following:
- the LOC104699845 gene encoding protein transport protein Sec61 subunit beta-like yields the protein MVGGGAPQRGSAAATASMRRRKPAGGGGNSSAGGGAGGGAAGTMLQFYTDDAPGLKISPNVVLIMSIGFIAFVAVLHVMGKLYFVKSK
- the LOC104699846 gene encoding GATA transcription factor 4-like isoform X1, whose protein sequence is MDVYGMSSPDLLRIDDLLDFSNDEIFSSSSSSTVTSSAASENPFNFPSSAYTSPPLLTDFTHDLCVPSDDAAHLEWLSRFVDDSFSDFPTNPLTMSVRPEVSFTGKPRSRRSRAPAPSVAGTWAPMPESELCHGSVPKPKHKKEYNGESVTADVGGGGGGGARRCTHCASEKTPQWRTGPLGPKTLCNACGVRYKSGRLVPEYRPASSPTFVLTQHSNSHRKVMELRRQKEQQESCVSIPAFQPR
- the LOC104699846 gene encoding GATA transcription factor 4-like isoform X2, whose protein sequence is MDVYGMSSPDLLRIDDLLDFSNDEIFSSSSSTVTSSAASSVASENPFNFPSSAHTSPPLLTDFTHDLCVPSDDAAHLEWLSRFVDDSFSDFPTNPLTMSVRPEVSFTGKPRSRRSRAPAPSVAGTWAPMPESELCHGSVPKPKHKKEYNGESVTADVGGGGGGGARRCTHCASEKTPQWRTGPLGPKTLCNACGVRYKSGRLVPEYRPASSPTFVLTQHSNSHRKVMELRRQKEQQESCVSIPAFQPR